TTGTGCTGTGTTGAATCAAAATCGCCCGAAATAACATCGGGCGTTATATTTAATTGCTGTAAATAATGAAAAGCTCCATCTGTACAAAAAATAAGATCATAATTTGTAGCAGTTGGAAAAATGGTTGGAATTTCACCATTCAGAAATAAAAGTGCTTTGTTATTCACCTGGAATCCATTTTACTTCTTCGTGATTATTGTCTGCGGCAATTTTACGACCTAATACAAATAGATAATCAGAAAGACGATTTAAATATTTTTGTAATTCAGAACGAATATCTTCTACTTCAGCTAATCCAACTGTTAAACGTTCTGCGCGACGACAAATGCAACGTGCCACATGTGCGTGTGATGCAGCTTGGTTTCCACCTGGAAGAATAAAATGTGTCAATTGTTCTAATTGTCCTTCCAAATCATCAATCCATTCTTCTAATTGTACAATATCTTCTTCGGAAATAGTTTTCGGAATACGAGGTTTACCATTTGCTAAATATAATTTATCGACTGGTGTAGCTAATTCTGCACCAAGATTGAATAAATCTTTTTGGATAATTATAATTTCTTCCTCCAATGCAGGATCGATTTCATAAGAACGGATTAACCCTAAATAAGAATTTAATTCATCAACTGTTCCGTATGAATCAATTTTTAAACTATTTTTTGAGACACGAGTTCCACCATATAAACCTGTTGTTCCTTTGTCTCCTGTTTTTGTATATACTTTCATGTGATTTCAACTAACTAATAATTATCGAAGATAAACATTTTATTGCAAATTTTTAGGTAAAAGAGGTTTTGTTAAAAAGTGATACCCAACTGCAACAACAATCAATACAACTGAAGTTAAAATCCATAAAACATCAAATCCGTACGATGTTGCAATATGCGTTCCGAGGAATGGAGAGATTATAAATGCAGCTGCATTCGACATTCCATTTAAGCCCATATAAGCACCACGATTATTTCTTTGAGCTCGGAAAGCCGTAACGGTAGACATTAAGGGTAAAACCAACATTTCACCAATAGACATCATAAAAATGGCTACATATAGCATACCGATGGTATGATTGAAACTGAAAATAGAATAACTAATTGCGGTTATAAAAGAACCAAATACCAAGAGTTTAGTAATGGTGTATTTTTTTTCGGTATAATGGATCAATAACATTTCAAAAACCACAATGATAATTCCACTGAATCCCATTAATAGTCCAATTTCTGATTGCGTCATTTGAACAACATCTTTATAGAAGAGCGGAAGTGTATTTAGAATTTGGAAAAATGCAACCGAAAATAATAAACATATAATATTGAATAAAATAAAAGGCATGTCGGTATATGCATTACGTTCTTTCACTTCTTTTTGTTCGATTTCTTTTACATCGTCTTCTACCATGTTTCGTTCTTTTCTACCATAGAAAAAAGAAACGAATACAATTCCTGCGATAAGTGCTGCTCCTGCATTACAATAGAAGAGCAAATCGTACGAATAATTGGATAAGAATCCACCCATCGATGGTCCAATAGAAAAGCCTAAATTAATTGCCATACGGTTTAAAGAAAATGCACGGGTAATGTTTTGTTTTTTAGCATAACGTGTAATGGCAACCGAGTTAGCTGGACGAAACATTTCGCTTATTGTACTTAAAATAAGCATGATGATTGAAAACGATAAGACCGTTGAAAAATAAGGCAAGATTAAAAATAAGGGCGCACTCAAAAATAAACTTAAAGCTTGTACTTTGAAGTTACCAATTTTATCAGTAATCCATCCGCCAAGCCATGAACCTAAAACTGCTCCAATTCCATAACAACTTAAAACAATTCCAGATTGTTCTAAACTAAAATCAAGTTCAGAAATCAAATAAATTCCTAAAAAAGGTAAAACCATCGAACCCATCCGATTTAACAACATGACGATGGCTAACATCCAAGATTCCTTCGATAATCCACTATAAGCGTCAATGTAAATTTTCAGAATTTTTTTCATCTCCTCATTTTCTTTAAAAAAGTGGTACAAAGTTAAGTTCTTTTTTCGCAAAAATTCGTTTATTTATCAAGCTTTCTGATATTCTTTGATTACTTTTGAGACCACTAAGAAAATAAACTCATCACTATGCTATTTTATCACTTCATTCTAAAGATCTTAATTGTAATCAATGGGCTTGGAGCTGCCTCTGGATTGGTTGTAGATAAACGCTATGTTTATACTATTTCTGATGATGATCCACATCTATTTATCTACGATAAGAAGAAAAAAGAAGTTGAAAAAATAAATTTGAATCCTGAAGTAAAGTCTGAAGGAAGCCATAAAAAAGATAAACCAGATTTTGAAGCAATTACGAAATACAATGATCATTTATATATATTAGGTTCAGGATCAAAAGAAAATCGTTTCGATTTGATTTCATATAATCTTAAAACGAAGCAAGTAGAAAATAAAACGTATCGTGATCTTTTTGAAAAGTTTTTAAGTGTTTCGAAATTATCTAAAAAAGATTTTAACATCGAAGGTATCATTACAGATGGATATTGTACTTATTTTTTTAACAGAGGAAATGGACCTGCTGCTGCAAATGGAATTTATAGAGTGGGAGGTGCTTTAAATGATTTGAAAAATAAACCAATTGACTATTTTCCAATTACATTACCAAAATTAAATAACGAAATCACAACTTTTTCTGATGCGATTATGGTTGATGGTAAAATATTGTTTACGGCAACGGTAGAATCTAAAAGTACAACTCAGTTTAATGGAGAAATAAAAGGTTCTATTATTGGCGAGTTGGATTTAGCGATTATGGAGGTTACACGTTGGCAAAAAATATCAGACGATAAGAAAATCGAAGGATTAGCGTTATACAAAGAATCTCGAAAAAACTATACCTTGTATTTGTGCGAAGATAATGATGATGATTCGAAAAATGCATCGATTTATATCTACAAATATCAAAAAGAACTTTAAATTTTAGAATAACGATGATCAAAATACGGACATTGATTTTCGATTTATTCTTAAAAAATTGTGAAAGTATTTTCAAGACTATTATATTTGTCCGTCAAAATTTATTTATCAATTAAACATTATGCGAGGAAGATGGCTCATTGCAGCATTTGCAATCATTTTAAGTCTCTTGTGTATCAGACAACTAAGTTATACTTGGTACACCACTAAAGTAGAGAATGAGGCTGCGCGTTTGGCGAGTAAGCCAGAAGACGAACCAAGAATTTTAGATAGCTTGGCTCAGCATCCTCTTGATTTAGGAATTATCAAGTACGATTACGAGTATGCCAAAAACAATGAAATCAATTTAGGATTAGATTTGAAAGGTGGTATTAACGTAATTTTACAAGTTTCTGAAAGAGATTTATTACTAAATTTATCAGCGAAAAGTCAAAATCCAATGTTGGCAGCAGCTTTGGACGCTACTGATAAAGCCCAAAAAACAAACGGTAACGTACCTTATGTAGAATTATTTTTTCAAGAGTTTGATAAAATAAAAGGAGGAACAAAATATGCAGCTGCGGATTTGTTTGGTAACAAAAACAATGCAGATAAAATTGCTTATAACGCTTCTGACGATCAGGTAAAAGAGGTGATTCGTAAAGATATCGAAGCTAAAGTTGCCACTGCATATGATGTAATAAAGTCTCGTATCGACCAATTTGGAGTTGTAGAACCAGTTGTTCAACGATTAGGAGATAAAGGTGATGGACGTATCTTGGTAGAATTACCAGGTGTTTCTGATACTGACCGTGTAAAAAAATTATTACAATCTACAGCAAAATTAGAGTTTTGGCAGGTTGTTCGTCAAGATCCAACAGTTTTACAATATTTTTCTGGTGTTAATACAGAAAAGTACAATGTAAAAAATGACAAAGGACAAACGATTAAATCGTTAGCTGAAGTTATGCAACCAACAGGTTCTAATGCGAGTTTTGTTGTAAATGTTAAAGATACCGCTGTTGTAAATCGTGTGTTACAAGACAAAAGTTTTGTGCCTGGTTTACCAGCAAACATCAGAGGATATAAATATTCTTGGGCGAATAAGCCAATGAATTTAGGAAATCAAGCTAATGATAAATCAGCGCCTAAATTATTAGAATTTTATGTTTTAAAAGGGAAAAATGGTTCTCAAGAGCCATTAATTGAAGGTGATAAAGTAGTTTCAGCTTCTGCAGATCGTAACCCAGGCTCTATTACAAATGAACCAGTAGTTTCGATGCAAATGAATCCAGTAGGCGCACAAGAATGGGCACGTATTACGGACGAATTAAAACCTTCTGCAATTGATCGTGACGGACAAGGTGTTGCAATTGTGTTAGATAATATGGTGTATTCTGCACCGAATATTAAAAACCAAATTACAGGAGGTAACTCTCAAATTTCGGGTAACTTTACGTTAGAAGAAGCAAAAGATTTAGCAAATATTTTACAAGCAGGTTCTTTACCAGCTTCATCTAAAATTGTTTCAGCGGAGGTTGTAGGACCTTCATTAGGACAAGAAGCAATTAACAGTTCTTTGATTGCATTTGGTTGTGCGTTTACATTGGTATTAATCTGGATGTTGTTCTACTACAGCCGTGCAGGTATCTATGCGAACATAGCATTAATCGTTAACTTATTATTCTTATTAGGATTCTTAGTTTCATTAAAAGCTACTTTATCTTTACCAGGTATCGCCGGGATTATCTTGACGTTGGTAACAGGAATGGACGCAAATATCTTAATTTACGAACGTGTAAAAGAAGAATTAAGAAAAGGAAAATCATTACGACAAGCAGTAGATTTTGCTTACTCTTGGAAAGGTGCTTTCTCTGCAATTATTGATGCGAATTCAACATCATTTATCACAGCTTTAATTTTATTCTTCTTTGGTAAAGGTCCAGTTGTAGGTTTCGCAACAACGTTTATGATTGGTATTTTTACTTCTACATTTACAGCGATTTTTATTACACGTTATTTTGTAGAAGGTCGTTTAGCAAAAGGAAAATCAGTTCCTTTCTATACATCTTTTACAGCGCATTGGTTACAAAATATCAAAGTTGACTTATTAAAAACAAGAAAGATTTCGTATGCGATTTCAGCTGTTTTAACTACTGTAGCATTGATTTCTATTTTCACAAAAGGATTTGATATGGGTATCGAATTCCAAGGTGGACGTACATATACAGTTCGTTTTGATAAACATGTAGATCCTCAGCAAATTTCTGAAAGTTTAGGTGATGTCTTTGTTTTGGACGGAGAAAAAATGCAACCTCAAGTAAA
This portion of the Empedobacter stercoris genome encodes:
- a CDS encoding cob(I)yrinic acid a,c-diamide adenosyltransferase; translated protein: MKVYTKTGDKGTTGLYGGTRVSKNSLKIDSYGTVDELNSYLGLIRSYEIDPALEEEIIIIQKDLFNLGAELATPVDKLYLANGKPRIPKTISEEDIVQLEEWIDDLEGQLEQLTHFILPGGNQAASHAHVARCICRRAERLTVGLAEVEDIRSELQKYLNRLSDYLFVLGRKIAADNNHEEVKWIPGE
- the secD gene encoding protein translocase subunit SecD; the protein is MRGRWLIAAFAIILSLLCIRQLSYTWYTTKVENEAARLASKPEDEPRILDSLAQHPLDLGIIKYDYEYAKNNEINLGLDLKGGINVILQVSERDLLLNLSAKSQNPMLAAALDATDKAQKTNGNVPYVELFFQEFDKIKGGTKYAAADLFGNKNNADKIAYNASDDQVKEVIRKDIEAKVATAYDVIKSRIDQFGVVEPVVQRLGDKGDGRILVELPGVSDTDRVKKLLQSTAKLEFWQVVRQDPTVLQYFSGVNTEKYNVKNDKGQTIKSLAEVMQPTGSNASFVVNVKDTAVVNRVLQDKSFVPGLPANIRGYKYSWANKPMNLGNQANDKSAPKLLEFYVLKGKNGSQEPLIEGDKVVSASADRNPGSITNEPVVSMQMNPVGAQEWARITDELKPSAIDRDGQGVAIVLDNMVYSAPNIKNQITGGNSQISGNFTLEEAKDLANILQAGSLPASSKIVSAEVVGPSLGQEAINSSLIAFGCAFTLVLIWMLFYYSRAGIYANIALIVNLLFLLGFLVSLKATLSLPGIAGIILTLVTGMDANILIYERVKEELRKGKSLRQAVDFAYSWKGAFSAIIDANSTSFITALILFFFGKGPVVGFATTFMIGIFTSTFTAIFITRYFVEGRLAKGKSVPFYTSFTAHWLQNIKVDLLKTRKISYAISAVLTTVALISIFTKGFDMGIEFQGGRTYTVRFDKHVDPQQISESLGDVFVLDGEKMQPQVKTYGGQNQVKITTAYKADEDGTNVDDEIKDKLYTGLKSYLPANMSEKDFSEDNATIGLMSSAKVGPTIADDTTRASFIAVSLALVAIFFYLIIMFKRWQFSLSTIIALAHDVIIVLGVFSLFKGVLPFNMEIDQAFIAAILTVIGYSMNDSIIILDRIRENLTVEKNHKLYNIINISTSETLSRTINTSLSTFLIVLIIFAFGGESIKGFMFAKLIGIVIGTFSSIFVASPLLYDFTKKGQMNK
- a CDS encoding MDR family MFS transporter, encoding MKKILKIYIDAYSGLSKESWMLAIVMLLNRMGSMVLPFLGIYLISELDFSLEQSGIVLSCYGIGAVLGSWLGGWITDKIGNFKVQALSLFLSAPLFLILPYFSTVLSFSIIMLILSTISEMFRPANSVAITRYAKKQNITRAFSLNRMAINLGFSIGPSMGGFLSNYSYDLLFYCNAGAALIAGIVFVSFFYGRKERNMVEDDVKEIEQKEVKERNAYTDMPFILFNIICLLFSVAFFQILNTLPLFYKDVVQMTQSEIGLLMGFSGIIIVVFEMLLIHYTEKKYTITKLLVFGSFITAISYSIFSFNHTIGMLYVAIFMMSIGEMLVLPLMSTVTAFRAQRNNRGAYMGLNGMSNAAAFIISPFLGTHIATSYGFDVLWILTSVVLIVVAVGYHFLTKPLLPKNLQ
- a CDS encoding DUF6929 family protein; amino-acid sequence: MLFYHFILKILIVINGLGAASGLVVDKRYVYTISDDDPHLFIYDKKKKEVEKINLNPEVKSEGSHKKDKPDFEAITKYNDHLYILGSGSKENRFDLISYNLKTKQVENKTYRDLFEKFLSVSKLSKKDFNIEGIITDGYCTYFFNRGNGPAAANGIYRVGGALNDLKNKPIDYFPITLPKLNNEITTFSDAIMVDGKILFTATVESKSTTQFNGEIKGSIIGELDLAIMEVTRWQKISDDKKIEGLALYKESRKNYTLYLCEDNDDDSKNASIYIYKYQKEL